A single Micromonospora sp. CCTCC AA 2012012 DNA region contains:
- a CDS encoding sensor histidine kinase, producing the protein MGAGPDAGDGAVSNHRRSRFDVRVVPHRRRSPLRLRDWRMGTKLATVLVIPSLAFLVLAGVQTRGLVGQTTALSDFAQQVGIGRQITTAVDRLQQERDRTAGELAALRRAGGAADRDAAIAALKPLHAATDQAMSELRRSAEPLVDADAAWRVSYSQVLESFDQVVYIRATVPAAVLSNDTVLSNYHRSIDALLTLLAEPSPGDDQQALSDAVLRYVQLARVKEFTSRIRAQLYAAARAGRYEVNDQVSITDLRAQQLTALGAFRVAATPEQIRRYDRTSVDPAFVAATKLEEKSLPTAAADPAVLPAPQWWAASEQRQELLRQLEGEVLDDAVTRAEDASSAQLRDTLLVVGGIVAVLLVAVLISLLIGRSIARSMRLLRSQALRIAQVELPDALDRLRAVDSPVTDIDVPPAVVRSLDEIGELAEAFVAVHRSAVSVAVEQALMRRNVNAMFVNLARRSQVLVERQLELLDDLEREESDPDQLENLFRLDHLAARMRRNDESLLVLAGTESTRRWNRPVGLGAVLLAASAEIEQYQRVRHSSAAELHVVGHAVGDLVHLLAELLENATAFSRPDTVVRVSTRAEGSGALVEIADQGLGMSPSALAEANALLAEPPAADVAASERMGLFVVSHLGARHRIRVRLRGRREGLVAEVRLPADLLAPAPAAELDQPASPRMLTTQLGAATGPGTPPVAPRGALPVAGRRPAPADLPVAGRGPNTAELPVAGRPPEPAPLPVAGRPTAAELPVAGRPPQQPTVDVREQPALPRQAPPGPARAGNVLASAAGPPSGSGWFSRQGPSSSTLGVTPAPAATPVTGGTNERGLPVRVPMAQLAAVTQPARPTEPMPRHEPDPDAVGGMLSRFYGGVRRAEAEETTEFVMPPPGGPTEGGQR; encoded by the coding sequence GTGGGCGCAGGTCCCGACGCGGGCGACGGCGCGGTCTCGAACCACCGCCGCAGCCGTTTCGACGTCCGGGTCGTACCGCACCGGCGTCGGTCACCGCTGCGGTTGCGGGACTGGCGGATGGGCACCAAGCTCGCCACCGTGCTGGTCATCCCCTCGCTGGCCTTCCTGGTGCTGGCCGGGGTGCAGACCCGGGGCCTGGTGGGCCAGACCACCGCGCTGAGCGACTTCGCCCAGCAGGTCGGCATCGGCCGGCAGATCACCACGGCGGTGGACCGGTTGCAGCAGGAACGGGACCGCACCGCGGGGGAGCTGGCCGCGCTGCGCCGGGCCGGTGGCGCGGCCGACCGGGACGCCGCGATCGCCGCGCTGAAGCCCCTGCACGCCGCCACCGACCAGGCGATGAGCGAGCTGCGCCGGTCCGCCGAACCGCTGGTCGACGCGGACGCCGCCTGGCGGGTCTCCTATTCGCAGGTGCTGGAGTCGTTCGACCAGGTCGTCTACATCCGCGCCACGGTGCCGGCGGCGGTGCTCAGCAACGACACCGTCCTCAGCAACTACCACCGGTCGATCGACGCCCTGCTCACCCTGCTCGCCGAGCCGTCCCCGGGGGACGACCAGCAGGCGCTCAGCGACGCGGTGCTGCGGTACGTCCAGCTCGCCCGGGTCAAGGAGTTCACCTCGCGGATCCGCGCGCAGCTCTACGCCGCCGCCCGCGCCGGTCGCTACGAGGTGAACGACCAGGTCAGCATCACCGACCTGCGGGCCCAGCAGCTCACCGCTCTGGGCGCGTTCCGGGTCGCGGCGACCCCCGAGCAGATCCGCCGCTACGACCGGACCTCGGTCGATCCGGCGTTCGTGGCCGCCACGAAGCTGGAGGAGAAGAGCCTGCCGACCGCCGCCGCCGATCCGGCCGTGCTGCCCGCCCCGCAGTGGTGGGCGGCCAGCGAGCAGCGGCAGGAGCTGCTCCGGCAGCTGGAGGGGGAGGTGCTCGACGACGCGGTGACCCGCGCCGAGGACGCCAGCTCCGCCCAGCTGCGGGACACCCTGCTGGTGGTCGGCGGCATCGTCGCGGTCCTCCTGGTCGCCGTGCTCATCTCGCTGCTCATCGGCCGGTCCATCGCCCGGTCGATGCGGTTGCTGCGCAGCCAGGCCCTGCGGATCGCGCAGGTCGAGCTGCCCGACGCGCTGGACCGGTTGCGGGCGGTGGACAGCCCGGTCACCGACATCGACGTGCCGCCGGCGGTGGTCCGGTCGCTGGACGAGATCGGCGAGCTGGCCGAGGCGTTCGTGGCGGTGCACCGCAGCGCGGTCAGCGTCGCCGTCGAGCAGGCGCTGATGCGCCGCAACGTCAACGCCATGTTCGTGAACCTGGCCCGGCGCAGCCAGGTGCTGGTCGAGCGGCAGCTGGAGCTGCTGGACGACCTGGAACGCGAGGAGAGCGACCCGGACCAGCTGGAGAACCTGTTCCGGTTGGACCATCTGGCCGCCCGGATGCGCCGCAACGACGAGAGCCTGCTGGTGCTGGCCGGTACGGAGTCCACCCGTCGGTGGAACCGGCCGGTCGGCCTGGGTGCGGTGCTGCTCGCGGCGAGCGCCGAGATCGAGCAGTACCAGCGGGTGCGCCACTCCTCGGCGGCGGAACTGCACGTCGTCGGGCACGCGGTCGGCGACCTGGTGCACCTGCTCGCCGAGCTGCTGGAGAACGCGACCGCGTTCTCCCGGCCGGACACGGTCGTCCGGGTGAGCACGCGGGCCGAGGGCTCCGGCGCGCTGGTGGAGATCGCCGACCAGGGGCTCGGGATGAGCCCCTCCGCGCTGGCCGAGGCGAACGCGCTGCTGGCGGAGCCGCCGGCGGCGGACGTGGCGGCCTCCGAGCGGATGGGTCTCTTCGTGGTCAGCCACCTCGGCGCCCGGCATCGCATCCGGGTGCGGCTGCGTGGCCGGCGCGAGGGTCTGGTCGCGGAGGTCCGGCTGCCGGCCGACCTGCTGGCGCCGGCTCCCGCCGCCGAGCTGGACCAGCCCGCCTCGCCGCGGATGCTCACCACCCAGCTCGGTGCGGCGACCGGGCCGGGCACCCCGCCCGTGGCGCCGCGCGGCGCGCTGCCGGTGGCCGGTCGCCGGCCGGCGCCCGCCGATCTGCCCGTCGCCGGCCGCGGGCCCAATACGGCGGAGCTGCCGGTGGCCGGTCGCCCGCCCGAGCCGGCCCCGCTGCCCGTCGCGGGCCGCCCCACGGCGGCGGAACTGCCGGTGGCGGGCCGCCCGCCGCAGCAGCCGACCGTCGACGTACGGGAGCAGCCGGCGCTGCCGCGGCAGGCCCCACCGGGGCCGGCCCGCGCCGGGAACGTGCTCGCCTCGGCGGCCGGACCGCCGTCGGGCAGCGGCTGGTTCTCGCGTCAGGGGCCGTCGTCGTCGACGCTGGGTGTGACACCGGCACCGGCCGCGACGCCGGTCACCGGAGGGACCAACGAGCGGGGCCTGCCGGTGCGGGTGCCGATGGCCCAGCTCGCCGCGGTGACCCAACCCGCCCGTCCGACCGAGCCGATGCCGCGCCACGAGCCGGACCCGGACGCGGTCGGCGGCATGCTCTCCCGTTTCTACGGGGGCGTGCGGCGGGCGGAGGCCGAGGAGACCACGGAGTTCGTCATGCCGCCGCCGGGCGGGCCGACTGAAGGGGGACAACGATGA
- a CDS encoding roadblock/LC7 domain-containing protein codes for MMTMSQEARDLSWLVNAFAERVPGVAHAVVVSSDGLLVAISAHLPRDHADKLAAVTSGLMSITAGAAQMFDGDIVKQTVVEMGRGYFLVMQIRDGSILATLAGADADIGVVGYEMARLAKQAGEMLTPALRAELQQALPR; via the coding sequence ATGATGACGATGAGTCAGGAGGCCCGGGACCTGAGCTGGCTGGTGAACGCGTTCGCCGAGCGGGTTCCCGGGGTGGCGCACGCGGTGGTGGTCTCCTCCGACGGACTGCTGGTGGCGATCTCGGCCCACCTGCCGCGCGACCACGCCGACAAGCTGGCCGCCGTGACGTCGGGGCTGATGTCCATCACGGCCGGGGCGGCGCAGATGTTCGACGGGGACATCGTCAAGCAGACCGTGGTCGAGATGGGCCGGGGCTACTTCCTGGTGATGCAGATCCGGGACGGCTCGATCCTGGCCACCCTGGCCGGTGCCGATGCGGACATCGGCGTGGTGGGTTACGAGATGGCACGGCTGGCGAAGCAGGCCGGCGAGATGCTCACCCCGGCACTGCGCGCCGAGTTGCAGCAGGCGCTGCCCCGCTGA
- a CDS encoding GH1 family beta-glucosidase, producing the protein MSILTRRRLLRRAALSASAAGAARAGLTGSTAAAVASAAALGGCENPPEADRESSPEPDGALRFPPGFAWGAATSAYQIEGAAKEDGRGESIWDTFSHTPGRTRNGDTGDVAADHYHRYRDDLDLMAQLGLRSYRFSISWPRIQADGAGRPNQRGLDFYRRLVDGLHERGIAPMATLFHWDMPQALQDAGGWESRDTAYRFAEYADAVFQGLGDQVPVWLTINEPKTVVQNGYLWGHHAPGRQDPQAAYLVAHHLQLAHGLAVRALRATGQAGRIGPALNLHPCYPADDSAEAATATRLYDGYENRLYLDPILTGAYPQDVLADLGPDSRMVKGIRDGDLDVIASPVDLLAVQYYTPIYVTGQGDTVRKWPTSEAEWQQIHPEGMYDILTRVTRDYGRIPITITENGLPCPDTLGADGTVDDAGRVSFLRDHFAAAHRAVADGVPLESYHVWSLLDNFEWAEGYDQRWGLIYVDYPTQRRVLKRSAHWYRDVIRNNGL; encoded by the coding sequence ATGTCGATACTCACCCGACGGCGGCTGCTCCGCCGCGCCGCCCTCTCCGCCTCGGCCGCCGGCGCGGCCCGCGCCGGACTCACGGGCAGCACGGCCGCCGCCGTCGCCAGCGCCGCCGCCCTCGGCGGCTGCGAGAACCCGCCCGAGGCGGACCGGGAGAGCAGCCCCGAACCGGACGGCGCGCTGCGGTTCCCGCCGGGCTTCGCCTGGGGCGCGGCCACGTCGGCGTACCAGATCGAGGGCGCGGCCAAGGAGGACGGCCGGGGCGAGTCGATCTGGGACACCTTCAGCCACACCCCCGGCCGCACCCGCAACGGCGACACCGGCGACGTCGCGGCCGACCACTACCACCGGTACCGCGACGACCTGGACCTGATGGCCCAGCTCGGACTGCGCAGCTACCGGTTCTCCATCTCCTGGCCCCGGATCCAGGCCGACGGCGCGGGCAGACCCAACCAGCGCGGCCTCGACTTCTACCGCCGCCTGGTCGACGGGCTGCACGAACGCGGCATCGCCCCGATGGCCACCCTCTTCCACTGGGACATGCCGCAGGCGTTGCAGGACGCCGGCGGCTGGGAGTCCCGGGACACCGCCTACCGCTTCGCCGAGTACGCCGACGCGGTCTTCCAGGGCCTCGGCGACCAGGTCCCGGTCTGGCTCACCATCAACGAACCCAAGACCGTGGTGCAGAACGGCTACCTGTGGGGACACCACGCCCCCGGACGGCAGGACCCGCAGGCGGCGTACCTCGTCGCCCACCACCTCCAGCTCGCCCACGGCCTCGCCGTCCGGGCCCTGCGGGCCACCGGCCAGGCCGGCCGGATCGGCCCCGCGCTCAACCTGCACCCCTGCTACCCGGCCGACGACAGCGCCGAGGCCGCCACCGCGACCCGCCTCTACGACGGCTACGAGAACCGCCTCTATCTCGACCCGATCCTCACCGGCGCCTACCCGCAGGACGTGCTGGCCGACCTCGGCCCGGACAGCCGGATGGTCAAGGGCATCCGCGACGGCGACCTCGACGTCATCGCCAGCCCGGTCGACCTGCTCGCCGTGCAGTACTACACGCCGATCTACGTCACCGGCCAGGGCGACACCGTCCGGAAGTGGCCCACCTCCGAGGCGGAGTGGCAGCAGATCCACCCCGAGGGGATGTACGACATCCTCACCCGGGTCACCCGCGACTACGGCCGGATCCCGATCACCATCACCGAGAACGGGCTGCCCTGCCCGGACACCCTCGGCGCCGACGGCACCGTCGACGACGCCGGCCGGGTCAGTTTCCTCCGCGACCACTTCGCCGCCGCGCACCGCGCCGTCGCCGACGGGGTGCCGCTGGAGAGCTACCACGTCTGGTCGCTGCTGGACAACTTCGAGTGGGCCGAGGGGTACGACCAGCGCTGGGGCCTGATCTACGTGGACTACCCGACGCAGCGCCGGGTGCTCAAGCGCAGCGCCCACTGGTACCGCGACGTCATCCGCAACAACGGCCTCTGA
- a CDS encoding glycoside hydrolase family 48 protein, with product MARRRRTAMLAATTLAIGGIALPAGAAQAAPACDVVYATNDWGGGFTANVTVKNLGDAVNAWTLKFTFPNSTQRLTQGWSAKWSQSGSEVTATNESWNGSLGTGASTTIGFNGAYTGSNPKPTGFTLNGVACNGTPANQPPTVSLGLPTGPFQAPADVPLTATASDPDGTISKVEFYRNGLLVNTDTTAPYAYTLQGLPAGSYTVQAKAYDNANGVAGDEKSFTVNPASGPVLVATPSSVSVAEGGSSSVNLKLSAAPTANVPVTLTRTGDTDITVSPASVTLTPTNWNTGVTVTVAAAEDADTLGGTATITASATGVAPLAITATEIDNDTPGGDNAYIKKFLDQYGKIKNSGYFSPEGVPYHSVETLIVEAPDHGHETTSEAFSFWLWLEAQYGRVTQNWGPFNNAWTVMEKYIIPSHADQPTAGAPGTAQYAAEHNLPSQYPSALEPSVPVGQDPLRAELQSTYGTGDIYGMHWLMDVDNTYGFGHCGDGTTKPAYINTFQRGTQESVWETVPQPSCDTFKHGGQYGYLDLFVKESNAPAKQWKYTDAPDADARAVQAAYWALTWAKAQGKEADVAATVAKAAKMGDYLRYAMFDKYFKKIGNCVGPTTCPAGSGKDSAHYLMSWYYAWGGAYDPQQNWSWRIGSSHNHFGYQNPLAAWALTNVPELKPKSPTAVADWQKSFDRQLEFYTWLQSAEGGIAGGATNSWDGAYAQPPAGTATFYGMYYDVDPVYNDPPSNQWFGMQAWSMQRIAELYLQTGNAKAKALLDKWVPWAIANTTVGANWSIPSDMKWTGQPNNWNPTSPQANTNLHVEVTVKGQDVGVAAAYARTLIAYAAKSGNVAAKDTAKGLLDALSAASDAKGVSTTEKRGDYKRFDDVYNAADGQGLYVPAGWTGKMPNGDAIAAGKSFLDIRSFYKNDPDWPKVDAYLKGGPEPAFNYHRFWAQADVAMAYADYGNLFPNG from the coding sequence CTGGCAAGACGTCGCCGTACGGCGATGCTCGCCGCCACCACCCTCGCCATCGGCGGGATCGCCCTGCCGGCCGGTGCCGCGCAGGCCGCCCCCGCCTGCGACGTGGTGTACGCGACGAACGACTGGGGCGGCGGCTTCACCGCCAACGTCACCGTCAAGAACCTGGGCGACGCCGTGAACGCCTGGACCCTGAAGTTCACCTTCCCCAACAGCACCCAGCGGCTCACCCAGGGCTGGTCGGCCAAGTGGAGCCAGTCCGGCAGCGAGGTGACCGCCACCAACGAGTCGTGGAACGGCAGCCTCGGCACCGGCGCCTCCACCACGATCGGCTTCAACGGCGCCTACACCGGCAGCAACCCGAAGCCCACCGGGTTCACCCTCAACGGCGTGGCGTGCAACGGCACCCCGGCCAACCAGCCGCCGACGGTCTCCCTCGGCCTGCCGACCGGCCCGTTCCAGGCGCCGGCCGACGTGCCGCTGACGGCCACCGCCAGCGACCCGGACGGGACCATCAGCAAGGTCGAGTTCTACCGCAACGGCCTGCTGGTCAACACCGACACCACCGCGCCGTACGCCTACACCCTGCAGGGCCTGCCCGCCGGCAGCTACACCGTGCAGGCGAAGGCGTACGACAACGCCAACGGCGTGGCGGGGGACGAGAAGTCCTTCACCGTCAACCCGGCCTCCGGTCCGGTGCTGGTGGCCACCCCGTCGTCGGTCAGCGTGGCCGAGGGCGGCAGCTCGTCGGTCAACCTGAAGCTCAGCGCCGCGCCGACGGCCAACGTACCGGTGACGCTCACCCGCACCGGTGACACCGACATCACCGTCTCGCCGGCCTCGGTGACGCTCACCCCGACCAACTGGAACACCGGGGTCACCGTCACGGTCGCCGCCGCCGAGGACGCCGACACCCTGGGCGGCACCGCCACCATCACCGCCTCGGCCACCGGCGTCGCCCCGCTCGCGATCACCGCCACGGAGATCGACAACGACACCCCGGGCGGGGACAACGCGTACATCAAGAAGTTCCTCGACCAGTACGGCAAGATCAAGAACTCGGGGTACTTCAGCCCCGAGGGCGTGCCGTACCACTCGGTCGAGACGCTGATCGTCGAGGCCCCCGACCACGGCCACGAGACCACCTCGGAGGCGTTCAGCTTCTGGCTCTGGCTGGAGGCCCAGTACGGCCGGGTCACCCAGAACTGGGGCCCGTTCAACAACGCCTGGACGGTGATGGAGAAGTACATCATCCCGTCGCACGCCGACCAGCCCACCGCCGGCGCCCCGGGCACCGCCCAGTACGCCGCCGAGCACAACCTGCCCAGCCAGTACCCGTCGGCCCTGGAGCCGTCGGTGCCGGTCGGCCAGGACCCGCTGCGCGCCGAGCTCCAGTCCACCTACGGCACCGGCGACATCTACGGCATGCACTGGCTGATGGACGTCGACAACACGTACGGCTTCGGCCACTGCGGCGACGGCACCACCAAGCCGGCGTACATCAACACCTTCCAGCGCGGCACCCAGGAGTCGGTGTGGGAGACCGTGCCGCAGCCGTCCTGCGACACGTTCAAGCACGGCGGCCAGTACGGCTACCTCGACCTGTTCGTCAAGGAGTCCAACGCCCCGGCCAAGCAGTGGAAGTACACCGACGCGCCGGACGCCGACGCCCGCGCCGTGCAGGCCGCGTACTGGGCGCTGACCTGGGCCAAGGCGCAGGGCAAGGAGGCCGACGTCGCGGCGACCGTGGCCAAGGCCGCCAAGATGGGTGACTACCTGCGGTACGCGATGTTCGACAAGTACTTCAAGAAGATCGGCAACTGCGTCGGGCCGACCACCTGCCCGGCCGGCAGCGGCAAGGACTCGGCGCACTACCTGATGTCCTGGTACTACGCCTGGGGTGGCGCGTACGACCCGCAGCAGAACTGGTCGTGGCGGATCGGCTCCAGCCACAACCACTTCGGTTACCAGAACCCGCTCGCGGCCTGGGCGCTGACCAACGTGCCGGAACTCAAGCCCAAGTCGCCGACCGCGGTCGCCGACTGGCAGAAGAGCTTCGACCGGCAGCTGGAGTTCTACACCTGGCTCCAGTCCGCCGAGGGCGGCATCGCCGGTGGCGCCACCAACAGCTGGGACGGCGCGTACGCCCAGCCGCCGGCCGGCACCGCCACCTTCTACGGCATGTACTACGACGTCGACCCGGTCTACAACGACCCGCCGTCGAACCAGTGGTTCGGCATGCAGGCCTGGTCGATGCAGCGGATCGCCGAGCTGTACCTGCAGACCGGCAACGCGAAGGCCAAGGCGCTGCTGGACAAGTGGGTGCCGTGGGCGATCGCCAACACCACCGTCGGCGCCAACTGGTCCATTCCGTCGGACATGAAGTGGACCGGCCAGCCCAACAACTGGAACCCGACCAGCCCGCAGGCCAACACCAACCTGCACGTCGAGGTCACGGTGAAGGGCCAGGACGTCGGCGTCGCCGCCGCCTACGCCCGGACCCTGATCGCGTACGCCGCCAAATCCGGCAACGTGGCGGCCAAGGACACCGCCAAGGGCCTGCTGGACGCGCTCTCCGCGGCCAGCGACGCCAAGGGCGTGTCGACCACCGAGAAGCGCGGCGACTACAAGCGCTTCGACGACGTCTACAACGCCGCCGACGGCCAGGGCCTCTACGTCCCGGCCGGCTGGACCGGGAAGATGCCGAACGGTGACGCCATCGCCGCCGGCAAGAGCTTCCTGGACATCCGGTCCTTCTACAAGAACGACCCGGACTGGCCGAAGGTGGACGCCTACCTGAAGGGCGGCCCGGAGCCGGCCTTCAACTACCACCGGTTCTGGGCCCAGGCCGACGTCGCCATGGCGTACGCCGACTACGGCAACCTCTTCCCCAACGGCTGA
- a CDS encoding DUF3159 domain-containing protein has protein sequence MTGTAPERTPPADQSTTESLADLLGGRRGAVDATVPPVAFAVGWLAAGLWGGVVAAVLTGAAVAGWRLRRGDRPRSVLLGLLAVCVAALVALRTGRAGDFFLLQLVSNAASALAWIVSIVVRWPLLGVVVGTALGQRGRWRRDPALRRAYARGSWVWAATYLLRVAVFLPLWLAGQVVPLVVARVALTWPLVAAALAVSWLVIRRSLPAGHPGLRHPVVPGGSDGGPGN, from the coding sequence GTGACCGGCACCGCACCAGAACGGACACCGCCCGCCGACCAGTCGACCACGGAGTCCCTGGCGGACCTGCTCGGCGGGAGACGTGGGGCCGTCGACGCGACCGTGCCGCCGGTGGCGTTCGCCGTCGGCTGGCTCGCCGCCGGGCTCTGGGGCGGGGTGGTGGCGGCGGTGCTGACCGGCGCGGCGGTCGCCGGCTGGCGGCTGCGGCGCGGGGACCGGCCGCGCTCGGTGCTGCTCGGCCTCCTCGCGGTCTGCGTGGCCGCGCTGGTCGCCCTGCGCACCGGCCGGGCCGGCGACTTCTTCCTGCTGCAACTGGTGTCGAACGCGGCGAGCGCGCTGGCCTGGATCGTCAGCATCGTGGTGCGCTGGCCACTGCTCGGGGTGGTCGTCGGCACGGCGCTCGGGCAGCGGGGCCGCTGGCGGCGCGACCCGGCGCTGCGGCGCGCGTACGCCCGGGGCAGCTGGGTGTGGGCGGCGACCTATCTGCTGCGGGTGGCGGTCTTCCTGCCGCTCTGGCTGGCCGGGCAGGTCGTCCCGCTGGTGGTGGCTCGGGTGGCGCTCACCTGGCCGCTGGTGGCGGCGGCCCTGGCGGTGAGCTGGCTGGTCATCCGACGGTCACTGCCGGCCGGGCATCCGGGGCTGCGGCATCCGGTCGTGCCCGGCGGATCGGACGGCGGACCGGGAAATTAG
- a CDS encoding polysaccharide lyase family 7 protein, protein MLNLTNWKITLPTGPAEDPDEITQPTLDGFRSSPWFVTAASCAAVQFRAPVNGTTTSGSGYPRSELREMTANGASNASWSSTSGTHTMTFEEAFTALPATKPHLVGAQIHDANDDITVFRLEGTDLYVTNGDNAHYKLVTSSYQLGTRYRGKFVVSGGQVKVYYNDVLQATITRSFSGAYFKAGAYTQANCTNSSPCSETNYGQTLIYALSVTHS, encoded by the coding sequence GTGCTGAACCTGACCAACTGGAAGATCACCCTGCCCACCGGGCCGGCTGAGGACCCGGACGAGATCACCCAGCCCACGCTGGACGGCTTCCGCTCCTCCCCCTGGTTCGTCACCGCGGCCTCCTGCGCGGCCGTGCAGTTCCGGGCGCCGGTCAACGGCACCACCACCAGCGGCTCCGGCTACCCCCGCTCCGAGCTGCGCGAGATGACCGCCAACGGCGCCAGTAACGCGAGTTGGTCCTCCACCTCCGGCACCCACACGATGACGTTCGAGGAGGCGTTCACCGCCCTGCCGGCGACCAAGCCGCACCTGGTCGGCGCGCAGATCCACGACGCCAACGACGACATCACGGTGTTCCGGCTGGAGGGCACGGACCTCTACGTCACCAACGGCGACAACGCCCACTACAAGCTGGTCACCAGCAGCTACCAGCTGGGCACCCGCTACCGGGGCAAATTCGTGGTCAGCGGCGGGCAGGTCAAGGTCTACTACAACGACGTACTCCAGGCGACCATCACCCGTAGCTTCTCCGGGGCCTACTTCAAGGCCGGCGCGTACACCCAGGCGAACTGCACCAACTCCTCGCCGTGCAGCGAGACCAACTACGGCCAGACGCTGATCTACGCGCTCTCGGTCACCCACTCCTGA
- a CDS encoding phosphatase PAP2 family protein: protein MRVRETARGWTAVWLVVLALVQTAAFLVVWRFALHTELGQWLDTVALTGNRIGQDTIDGPVNTILNAMSVVSLLVATAVIGFIALIRGRKALAVTATLLIAGANVSTQLLKYVLTRPDFGVDPERAAAGNSLPSGHTAIAASVAVALILVLPRKVRVLGAFLGVAYAAAAGVATLSAGWHRPSDAVAAFLVVGVWAALAGLVLLVFQRERAQFSSADSHRVAVAVLAVGGLLAVVACGLALTWLLGYRDIAAAELGRRPLFVGYAGSAAGIVGTMALVAALVLTSVHRLVPRVKG, encoded by the coding sequence GTGCGGGTGCGGGAGACGGCAAGGGGTTGGACGGCAGTCTGGTTGGTCGTACTGGCCCTGGTCCAGACGGCTGCGTTCCTGGTGGTGTGGCGGTTCGCCCTGCACACCGAGCTGGGCCAGTGGCTCGACACGGTCGCGCTGACCGGCAACCGGATCGGGCAGGACACCATCGACGGGCCGGTGAACACGATCCTCAACGCCATGTCGGTGGTGTCGTTGCTGGTGGCCACCGCCGTGATCGGCTTCATCGCGCTGATCCGGGGTCGCAAGGCCCTCGCGGTCACCGCCACGCTGCTGATCGCCGGTGCCAACGTCAGCACCCAGCTGCTCAAGTACGTCCTCACCCGGCCCGACTTCGGGGTGGACCCGGAACGCGCGGCGGCCGGCAACAGCCTGCCCAGTGGGCACACCGCCATCGCCGCCTCGGTCGCGGTGGCGCTGATCCTCGTCCTGCCCCGCAAGGTGCGGGTGCTCGGCGCCTTCCTCGGCGTGGCGTACGCGGCGGCGGCCGGCGTGGCCACCCTCTCCGCCGGCTGGCACCGGCCCAGCGACGCCGTGGCGGCCTTCCTCGTGGTCGGGGTCTGGGCCGCGCTGGCCGGTCTGGTGCTCCTGGTCTTCCAGCGCGAGCGGGCCCAGTTCTCGTCGGCCGACTCGCACCGGGTCGCGGTCGCCGTGCTGGCCGTCGGCGGCCTGCTCGCCGTGGTCGCCTGCGGGCTCGCCCTGACGTGGCTGCTCGGCTACCGCGACATCGCCGCGGCCGAACTCGGCCGCCGGCCCCTCTTCGTCGGGTACGCGGGCAGCGCGGCCGGCATCGTCGGGACGATGGCGCTGGTGGCCGCGCTGGTCCTCACGTCGGTCCACCGCCTGGTGCCCCGCGTCAAGGGCTGA
- a CDS encoding YbhB/YbcL family Raf kinase inhibitor-like protein encodes MPLVSAMAPFAPPPLPSPVRLGGPGRFLAGAPGTRPATKGGAEMAGIMLRSTAFTDHDLLPGRFARDGGNVSPPLQWADVPDSAEELVLLVEDPDAGREPFLHWLVTGISPESGEVPEGSTPPGSQEWPNSFGERGWSGPQPPRGEEAHRYFFRLYALDRPLELPETPQAADVHRALKEREIASGTTVGTYYR; translated from the coding sequence ATGCCCTTGGTCTCCGCGATGGCGCCGTTCGCGCCGCCTCCGCTGCCCTCGCCCGTCCGGCTGGGTGGCCCCGGTCGTTTCCTCGCCGGCGCACCGGGTACGCGGCCGGCGACGAAAGGGGGCGCCGAGATGGCGGGCATCATGCTGCGCAGCACCGCGTTCACCGATCACGACCTGCTGCCCGGACGTTTCGCCCGGGACGGCGGGAACGTCTCACCGCCGTTGCAGTGGGCGGACGTACCGGATTCGGCGGAGGAACTGGTCCTGCTCGTCGAGGACCCGGACGCCGGCCGGGAACCGTTCCTGCACTGGTTGGTCACCGGCATCTCTCCCGAGTCGGGTGAGGTCCCCGAGGGCAGCACGCCGCCGGGCAGCCAGGAGTGGCCGAACAGCTTCGGCGAGCGGGGCTGGAGCGGGCCGCAGCCCCCGCGCGGCGAGGAGGCGCACCGCTACTTTTTCCGCCTCTATGCGCTGGACCGGCCGCTGGAGCTGCCGGAGACCCCGCAGGCGGCCGACGTGCACCGGGCGCTCAAGGAGCGGGAGATCGCCAGCGGCACCACGGTCGGCACCTACTACCGCTGA